In a genomic window of Zingiber officinale cultivar Zhangliang chromosome 9B, Zo_v1.1, whole genome shotgun sequence:
- the LOC122025742 gene encoding protein NRT1/ PTR FAMILY 7.3-like, which produces MVHVKSNSRVAEMSKAEQHSKEVGVDMKLGVVASGKPPAAAGRRAGGWLAGNLLLVNQGLATLAFFGVNVNLVLFLTRVLQQSNADAANNVSKWTGSVYIFSLVGAFLSDSYWGRYKTCVVFQLVFLLGLALLSLFSNLFLIRPTGCGDQHTPCGAHTGFEVKLFYLAIYMVALGNGGYQPNIASFGADQFDEEDPVEAHSKISFFGYFYLALNLGSLFSNTCLSYVEDHGMWALGFWASSVSAFVALAVFVAGTRNYRHRPPVGNPISRFCQVVVAAARKWRVRMLPRGENLYEVDGKELVEVEVKGWRRRILHTEGFRFLDRAAFIDEYSGELSSGNPWRLCTVTQVEEVKCILRLLPIWLCTIPYSVVFTQMASLFVVQGAAMRRTVGGFAIPPSTMSAVDILSVVAFIFLYKRVLRRFAALTELRRMGIGLVVGAAAMIAAGLVERFRLRNASDNGNASSLHIAWQMPQYALIGASEVFMYVGQLEFFNGQAPDGLKSFGSALCMTSMAFGNFVSDLIVTAVVGVTSSGGRRPGWIPANLNEGNLDRFFFLLAVLSGIDLVIYVACANWYKGIEVEGKCGKGSGNLHV; this is translated from the exons ATGGTGCATGTCAAGTCCAATTCAAGAGTAGCTGAAATG AGCAAGGCAGAGCAACACTCCAAAGAAGTGGGAGTTGATATGAAATTAGGAGTCGTTGCGAGTGGTAAACCACCAGCAGCAGCAGGAAGAAGGGCAGGTGGCTGGCTGGCTGGCAATCTTCTGCTTG TGAATCAAGGGCTGGCCACATTAGCATTCTTTGGGGTGAACGTCAACCTGGTGCTGTTTCTGACACGAGTGCTGCAACAGAGCAATGCGGATGCCGCAAACAACGTCAGCAAATGGACGGGATCTGTCTACATCTTCTCCCTCGTCGGTGCATTCCTCAGTGATTCCTACTGGGGCAGATACAAGACCTGTGTCGTCTTCCAACTAGTCTTCCTATTG GGGCTGGCTTTGCTATCCTTGTTCTCCAATCTGTTCCTGATCAGACCCACAGGCTGTGGCGATCAGCATACCCCCTGTGGAGCACACACCGGCTTTGAGGTGAAGCTGTTCTACTTGGCCATCTACATGGTGGCCTTGGGCAATGGCGGCTACCAGCCAAATATTGCTTCCTTTGGGGCGGACCAGTTCGACGAGGAAGACCCTGTGGAAGCCCACTCCAAGATCTCCTTCTTCGGATACTTCTACCTCGCACTCAACTTGGGATCTCTCTTTTCCAACACCTGCTTGAGCTACGTGGAGGACCATGGCATGTGGGCCCTCGGTTTTTGGGCCTCCAGCGTGTCGGCCTTCGTCGCGTTGGCCGTCTTCGTCGCCGGGACGCGTAACTACCGGCACCGGcctccggttgggaatccgatcTCTAGATTCTGCCAGGTGGTGGTGGCGGCGGCGAGGAAATGGAGGGTTAGGATGCTGCCTCGTGGAGAGAATCTGTACGAGGTGGACGGGAAGGAGCTTGTGGAAGTGGAAGTCAAAGGGTGGAGAAGAAGGATCCTCCACACCGAGGGATTCAGGTTTTTGGACCGAGCCGCGTTCATCGACGAATATTCGGGCGAGTTATCCTCCGGCAATCCGTGGCGGCTGTGCACCGTGACGCAAGTGGAGGAGGTCAAGTGCATCCTCCGCCTCCTCCCCATCTGGCTCTGCACCATCCCCTACTCCGTCGTGTTCACCCAGATGGCGTCGCTGTTCGTCGTCCAGGGCGCGGCAATGCGCCGCACCGTCGGCGGATTCGCCATCCCGCCCTCCACCATGTCCGCCGTGGACATACTCAGCGTCGTCGCCTTCATCTTCCTCTACAAGCGCGTCCTTCGCCGCTTCGCCGCCCTCACGGAGCTCCGGCGGATGGGCATCGGCCTTGTCGTCGGGGCGGCCGCAATGATCGCCGCCGGCCTAGTCGAGCGCTTCCGCTTGAGGAACGCCTCCGACAACGGGAACGCCAGCTCTCTGCACATCGCGTGGCAG ATGCCGCAGTATGCGTTGATCGGTGCGTCGGAGGTGTTCATGTACGTCGGCCAACTCGAGTTCTTCAATGGGCAGGCGCCCGACGGGCTGAAGAGCTTCGGAAGCGCCCTCTGCATGACCTCCATGGCCTTCGGTAACTTCGTCAGCGACCTGATCGTGACCGCGGTCGTAGGAGTAACGTCGAGTGGCGGCCGCCGGCCTGGGTGGATTCCGGCGAACCTGAACGAGGGGAACTTGGaccgcttcttcttcttgttggcGGTTCTGAGCGGCATCGATCTGGTGATCTACGTGGCTTGCGCAAATTGGTACAAGGGAATCGAGGTGGAAGGGAAGTGTGGCAAAGGCAGTGGAAATCTCCATGTCTGA
- the LOC122025743 gene encoding two-component response regulator-like APRR2 isoform X2 codes for MVRSAEDFLAWKDFPKGLKVMLLEKDESSALETKSKLEAMDYEVSLFHNEEDATEAASKRVESFHVAIVEVTDGDHCRNFKFLEMVKDLPIIVISNVHCLSTMMKCIALGATEFLQKPISEEKLRNIWQHVVHKAFNAGSSMLSKSLKPIKDTVALMLQTEKSEEKDEQEGASTSGRLSGPTTPQLEQAGRFQPYAELQETTNCSSANELLSRRKCSNSVSKSVDNTCDNSICVAAALPSKAEDIDVAAEEDVNSADGSKTDEWSGVKEGSVPCNSSRLHCLDKGELNADGQVKKQLLLNSSSLNGGRNNRKKTKVDWTPELHRRFVQAVEQLGVEQAIPSKILQLMKVDGLTRHNVASHLQKYRMQKRHILPKDEDRNHNHDQKGSMPRPIMAYPTLHPHSTQMYPAVWGHPSYHGYQVWGTHPRGYTTWQPPTQTWPWKSYPLVHADAWGCPVNVTQYEQYPVASPRSVMGSDFQVGGGRNEMLGDACDLDQQMEEVIDRALKEAICKPWLPLPLGLKPPSTEAVLAELHSKEITGTPSADCRR; via the exons ATGGTTCGCTCGGCTGAAGATTTTTTGGCCTGGAAGGATTTTCCCAAGGGACTTAAGGTTATGCTCTTGGAGAAAGATGAATCCTCTGCTTTAGAAACCAAATCCAAGCTCGAGGCGATGGATTACGAAG TTTCGCTGTTTCATAACGAGGAGGATGCGACGGAAGCAGCTTCAAAGCGAGTCGAGAGTTTCCACGTTGCCATTGTGGAA GTGACAGATGGTGATCATTGTAGGAATTTTAAGTTCCTTGAGATGGTTAAAGACCTTCCCATCATTG TTATTTCTAATGTTCACTGCCTCAGCACCATGATGAAATGCATAGCG CTTGGTGCGACAGAGTTTCTTCAGAAACCAATCTCTGAAGAGAAGCTCAGGAACATATGGCAACACGTAGTACACAAG GCCTTCAATGCAGGGAGCAGCATGCTTTCCAAATCCTTGAAGCCCATCAAAGATACCGTGGCTTTGATGCTTCAAACCGAGAAATCTGAAGAAAAAGATGAGCAGGAAGGGGCAAGTACAAGCGGCAGGTTATCAGGACCTACAACTCCCCAGCTGGAACAAGCAGGAAGGTTTCAGCCTTATGCAGAATTACAGGAAACAACAAACTGCTCGAGTGCTAATGAATTGCTAAGCCGTAGGAAGTGCAGTAATTCAGTCTCAAAGTCCGTCGACAATACATGCGATAATTCCATTTGTGTCGCTGCTGCCTTGCCTTCTAAAGCTGAAGACATTGACGTTGCTGCTGAAGAAGATGTCAACTCTGCGGATGGATCAAAAACGGACGAGTGGAGCGGCGTCAAAGAAGGCTCTGTACCTTGTAATTCTTCCCGTTTACATTGCTTAGATAAGGGGGAGTTAAATGCGGATGGGCAAGTGAAGAAACAATTGCTTCTTAATTCTTCATCCTTAAATGGTGGCAGAAATAACAGGAAGAAAACAAAG GTCGATTGGACTCCAGAACTACACAGAAGATTTGTGCAGGCAGTAGAACAGCTGGGAGTAGAGCAGGCTATTCCTTCAAAGATTTTACAGCTAATGAAGGTGGACGGCTTAACGAGGCACAATGTAGCAAGTCACTTGCAGAAGTATCGAATGCAAAAAAGACACATATTGCCGAAAGATGAAGACCGGAATCATAATCACGATCAAAAGGGTTCCATGCCGAGGCCGATCATGGCCTACCCTACATTGCATCCACACTCAACTCAGATGTATCCGGCCGTTTGGGGTCATCCAAGCTACCATGGATATCAAGTTTGGGGCACTCATCCAAGAGGCTACACAACGTGGCAGCCACCTACTCAAACTTGGCCCTGGAAATCATATCCTCTG GTTCACGCTGACGCATGGGGTTGTCCTGTTAATGTAACACAGTACGAGCAGTATCCCGTTGCTTCACCA AGGTCCGTGATGGGTAGTGATTTCCAAGTGGGCGGAGGGAGGAACGAGATGCTTGGAGATGCTTGTGACCTCGATCAG CAGATGGAGGAGGTGATCGACCGTGCCTTGAAAGAGGCAATCTGCAAGCCGTGGCTGCCCCTCCCCCTGGGTCTCAAGCCGCCATCCACAGAAGCCGTGCTGGCGGAGCTCCACTCTAAGGAGATCACCGGAACGCCGTCGGCTGACTGCCGACGGTGA
- the LOC122025743 gene encoding two-component response regulator-like APRR2 isoform X1, translated as MVRSAEDFLAWKDFPKGLKVMLLEKDESSALETKSKLEAMDYEVSLFHNEEDATEAASKRVESFHVAIVEVTDGDHCRNFKFLEMVKDLPIIVISNVHCLSTMMKCIALGATEFLQKPISEEKLRNIWQHVVHKAFNAGSSMLSKSLKPIKDTVALMLQTEKSEEKDEQEGASTSGRLSGPTTPQLEQAGRFQPYAELQETTNCSSANELLSRRKCSNSVSKSVDNTCDNSICVAAALPSKAEDIDVAAEEDVNSADGSKTDEWSGVKEGSVPCNSSRLHCLDKGELNADGQVKKQLLLNSSSLNGGRNNRKKTKVDWTPELHRRFVQAVEQLGVEQAIPSKILQLMKVDGLTRHNVASHLQKYRMQKRHILPKDEDRNHNHDQKGSMPRPIMAYPTLHPHSTQMYPAVWGHPSYHGYQVWGTHPRGYTTWQPPTQTWPWKSYPLVHADAWGCPVNVTQYEQYPVASPVSSHRPLFNLTRTILGLFSSSTETELQRSVMGSDFQVGGGRNEMLGDACDLDQQMEEVIDRALKEAICKPWLPLPLGLKPPSTEAVLAELHSKEITGTPSADCRR; from the exons ATGGTTCGCTCGGCTGAAGATTTTTTGGCCTGGAAGGATTTTCCCAAGGGACTTAAGGTTATGCTCTTGGAGAAAGATGAATCCTCTGCTTTAGAAACCAAATCCAAGCTCGAGGCGATGGATTACGAAG TTTCGCTGTTTCATAACGAGGAGGATGCGACGGAAGCAGCTTCAAAGCGAGTCGAGAGTTTCCACGTTGCCATTGTGGAA GTGACAGATGGTGATCATTGTAGGAATTTTAAGTTCCTTGAGATGGTTAAAGACCTTCCCATCATTG TTATTTCTAATGTTCACTGCCTCAGCACCATGATGAAATGCATAGCG CTTGGTGCGACAGAGTTTCTTCAGAAACCAATCTCTGAAGAGAAGCTCAGGAACATATGGCAACACGTAGTACACAAG GCCTTCAATGCAGGGAGCAGCATGCTTTCCAAATCCTTGAAGCCCATCAAAGATACCGTGGCTTTGATGCTTCAAACCGAGAAATCTGAAGAAAAAGATGAGCAGGAAGGGGCAAGTACAAGCGGCAGGTTATCAGGACCTACAACTCCCCAGCTGGAACAAGCAGGAAGGTTTCAGCCTTATGCAGAATTACAGGAAACAACAAACTGCTCGAGTGCTAATGAATTGCTAAGCCGTAGGAAGTGCAGTAATTCAGTCTCAAAGTCCGTCGACAATACATGCGATAATTCCATTTGTGTCGCTGCTGCCTTGCCTTCTAAAGCTGAAGACATTGACGTTGCTGCTGAAGAAGATGTCAACTCTGCGGATGGATCAAAAACGGACGAGTGGAGCGGCGTCAAAGAAGGCTCTGTACCTTGTAATTCTTCCCGTTTACATTGCTTAGATAAGGGGGAGTTAAATGCGGATGGGCAAGTGAAGAAACAATTGCTTCTTAATTCTTCATCCTTAAATGGTGGCAGAAATAACAGGAAGAAAACAAAG GTCGATTGGACTCCAGAACTACACAGAAGATTTGTGCAGGCAGTAGAACAGCTGGGAGTAGAGCAGGCTATTCCTTCAAAGATTTTACAGCTAATGAAGGTGGACGGCTTAACGAGGCACAATGTAGCAAGTCACTTGCAGAAGTATCGAATGCAAAAAAGACACATATTGCCGAAAGATGAAGACCGGAATCATAATCACGATCAAAAGGGTTCCATGCCGAGGCCGATCATGGCCTACCCTACATTGCATCCACACTCAACTCAGATGTATCCGGCCGTTTGGGGTCATCCAAGCTACCATGGATATCAAGTTTGGGGCACTCATCCAAGAGGCTACACAACGTGGCAGCCACCTACTCAAACTTGGCCCTGGAAATCATATCCTCTG GTTCACGCTGACGCATGGGGTTGTCCTGTTAATGTAACACAGTACGAGCAGTATCCCGTTGCTTCACCAGTGAGCTCCCATCGACCTCTCTTTAATCTAACAAGAACAATCCTCGGATTATTCTCAAGTAGTACTGAAACTGAACTGCAGAGGTCCGTGATGGGTAGTGATTTCCAAGTGGGCGGAGGGAGGAACGAGATGCTTGGAGATGCTTGTGACCTCGATCAG CAGATGGAGGAGGTGATCGACCGTGCCTTGAAAGAGGCAATCTGCAAGCCGTGGCTGCCCCTCCCCCTGGGTCTCAAGCCGCCATCCACAGAAGCCGTGCTGGCGGAGCTCCACTCTAAGGAGATCACCGGAACGCCGTCGGCTGACTGCCGACGGTGA
- the LOC122025743 gene encoding two-component response regulator-like APRR2 isoform X4, whose protein sequence is MHSEFLQKPISEEKLRNIWQHVVHKAFNAGSSMLSKSLKPIKDTVALMLQTEKSEEKDEQEGASTSGRLSGPTTPQLEQAGRFQPYAELQETTNCSSANELLSRRKCSNSVSKSVDNTCDNSICVAAALPSKAEDIDVAAEEDVNSADGSKTDEWSGVKEGSVPCNSSRLHCLDKGELNADGQVKKQLLLNSSSLNGGRNNRKKTKVDWTPELHRRFVQAVEQLGVEQAIPSKILQLMKVDGLTRHNVASHLQKYRMQKRHILPKDEDRNHNHDQKGSMPRPIMAYPTLHPHSTQMYPAVWGHPSYHGYQVWGTHPRGYTTWQPPTQTWPWKSYPLVHADAWGCPVNVTQYEQYPVASPVSSHRPLFNLTRTILGLFSSSTETELQRSVMGSDFQVGGGRNEMLGDACDLDQQMEEVIDRALKEAICKPWLPLPLGLKPPSTEAVLAELHSKEITGTPSADCRR, encoded by the exons ATGCATAGCG AGTTTCTTCAGAAACCAATCTCTGAAGAGAAGCTCAGGAACATATGGCAACACGTAGTACACAAG GCCTTCAATGCAGGGAGCAGCATGCTTTCCAAATCCTTGAAGCCCATCAAAGATACCGTGGCTTTGATGCTTCAAACCGAGAAATCTGAAGAAAAAGATGAGCAGGAAGGGGCAAGTACAAGCGGCAGGTTATCAGGACCTACAACTCCCCAGCTGGAACAAGCAGGAAGGTTTCAGCCTTATGCAGAATTACAGGAAACAACAAACTGCTCGAGTGCTAATGAATTGCTAAGCCGTAGGAAGTGCAGTAATTCAGTCTCAAAGTCCGTCGACAATACATGCGATAATTCCATTTGTGTCGCTGCTGCCTTGCCTTCTAAAGCTGAAGACATTGACGTTGCTGCTGAAGAAGATGTCAACTCTGCGGATGGATCAAAAACGGACGAGTGGAGCGGCGTCAAAGAAGGCTCTGTACCTTGTAATTCTTCCCGTTTACATTGCTTAGATAAGGGGGAGTTAAATGCGGATGGGCAAGTGAAGAAACAATTGCTTCTTAATTCTTCATCCTTAAATGGTGGCAGAAATAACAGGAAGAAAACAAAG GTCGATTGGACTCCAGAACTACACAGAAGATTTGTGCAGGCAGTAGAACAGCTGGGAGTAGAGCAGGCTATTCCTTCAAAGATTTTACAGCTAATGAAGGTGGACGGCTTAACGAGGCACAATGTAGCAAGTCACTTGCAGAAGTATCGAATGCAAAAAAGACACATATTGCCGAAAGATGAAGACCGGAATCATAATCACGATCAAAAGGGTTCCATGCCGAGGCCGATCATGGCCTACCCTACATTGCATCCACACTCAACTCAGATGTATCCGGCCGTTTGGGGTCATCCAAGCTACCATGGATATCAAGTTTGGGGCACTCATCCAAGAGGCTACACAACGTGGCAGCCACCTACTCAAACTTGGCCCTGGAAATCATATCCTCTG GTTCACGCTGACGCATGGGGTTGTCCTGTTAATGTAACACAGTACGAGCAGTATCCCGTTGCTTCACCAGTGAGCTCCCATCGACCTCTCTTTAATCTAACAAGAACAATCCTCGGATTATTCTCAAGTAGTACTGAAACTGAACTGCAGAGGTCCGTGATGGGTAGTGATTTCCAAGTGGGCGGAGGGAGGAACGAGATGCTTGGAGATGCTTGTGACCTCGATCAG CAGATGGAGGAGGTGATCGACCGTGCCTTGAAAGAGGCAATCTGCAAGCCGTGGCTGCCCCTCCCCCTGGGTCTCAAGCCGCCATCCACAGAAGCCGTGCTGGCGGAGCTCCACTCTAAGGAGATCACCGGAACGCCGTCGGCTGACTGCCGACGGTGA
- the LOC122025743 gene encoding two-component response regulator-like APRR2 isoform X3 has product MVRSAEDFLAWKDFPKGLKVMLLEKDESSALETKSKLEAMDYEVSLFHNEEDATEAASKRVESFHVAIVEVTDGDHCRNFKFLEMVKDLPIIVISNVHCLSTMMKCIALGATEFLQKPISEEKLRNIWQHVVHKAFNAGSSMLSKSLKPIKDTVALMLQTEKSEEKDEQEGASTSGRLSGPTTPQLEQAGRFQPYAELQETTNCSSANELLSRRKCSNSVSKSVDNTCDNSICVAAALPSKAEDIDVAAEEDVNSADGSKTDEWSGVKEGSVPCNSSRLHCLDKGELNADGQVKKQLLLNSSSLNGGRNNRKKTKVDWTPELHRRFVQAVEQLGVEQAIPSKILQLMKVDGLTRHNVASHLQKYRMQKRHILPKDEDRNHNHDQKGSMPRPIMAYPTLHPHSTQMYPAVWGHPSYHGYQVWGTHPRGYTTWQPPTQTWPWKSYPLVHADAWGCPVNVTQYEQYPVASPRSVMGSDFQVGGGRNEMLGDACDLDQMEEVIDRALKEAICKPWLPLPLGLKPPSTEAVLAELHSKEITGTPSADCRR; this is encoded by the exons ATGGTTCGCTCGGCTGAAGATTTTTTGGCCTGGAAGGATTTTCCCAAGGGACTTAAGGTTATGCTCTTGGAGAAAGATGAATCCTCTGCTTTAGAAACCAAATCCAAGCTCGAGGCGATGGATTACGAAG TTTCGCTGTTTCATAACGAGGAGGATGCGACGGAAGCAGCTTCAAAGCGAGTCGAGAGTTTCCACGTTGCCATTGTGGAA GTGACAGATGGTGATCATTGTAGGAATTTTAAGTTCCTTGAGATGGTTAAAGACCTTCCCATCATTG TTATTTCTAATGTTCACTGCCTCAGCACCATGATGAAATGCATAGCG CTTGGTGCGACAGAGTTTCTTCAGAAACCAATCTCTGAAGAGAAGCTCAGGAACATATGGCAACACGTAGTACACAAG GCCTTCAATGCAGGGAGCAGCATGCTTTCCAAATCCTTGAAGCCCATCAAAGATACCGTGGCTTTGATGCTTCAAACCGAGAAATCTGAAGAAAAAGATGAGCAGGAAGGGGCAAGTACAAGCGGCAGGTTATCAGGACCTACAACTCCCCAGCTGGAACAAGCAGGAAGGTTTCAGCCTTATGCAGAATTACAGGAAACAACAAACTGCTCGAGTGCTAATGAATTGCTAAGCCGTAGGAAGTGCAGTAATTCAGTCTCAAAGTCCGTCGACAATACATGCGATAATTCCATTTGTGTCGCTGCTGCCTTGCCTTCTAAAGCTGAAGACATTGACGTTGCTGCTGAAGAAGATGTCAACTCTGCGGATGGATCAAAAACGGACGAGTGGAGCGGCGTCAAAGAAGGCTCTGTACCTTGTAATTCTTCCCGTTTACATTGCTTAGATAAGGGGGAGTTAAATGCGGATGGGCAAGTGAAGAAACAATTGCTTCTTAATTCTTCATCCTTAAATGGTGGCAGAAATAACAGGAAGAAAACAAAG GTCGATTGGACTCCAGAACTACACAGAAGATTTGTGCAGGCAGTAGAACAGCTGGGAGTAGAGCAGGCTATTCCTTCAAAGATTTTACAGCTAATGAAGGTGGACGGCTTAACGAGGCACAATGTAGCAAGTCACTTGCAGAAGTATCGAATGCAAAAAAGACACATATTGCCGAAAGATGAAGACCGGAATCATAATCACGATCAAAAGGGTTCCATGCCGAGGCCGATCATGGCCTACCCTACATTGCATCCACACTCAACTCAGATGTATCCGGCCGTTTGGGGTCATCCAAGCTACCATGGATATCAAGTTTGGGGCACTCATCCAAGAGGCTACACAACGTGGCAGCCACCTACTCAAACTTGGCCCTGGAAATCATATCCTCTG GTTCACGCTGACGCATGGGGTTGTCCTGTTAATGTAACACAGTACGAGCAGTATCCCGTTGCTTCACCA AGGTCCGTGATGGGTAGTGATTTCCAAGTGGGCGGAGGGAGGAACGAGATGCTTGGAGATGCTTGTGACCTCGATCAG ATGGAGGAGGTGATCGACCGTGCCTTGAAAGAGGCAATCTGCAAGCCGTGGCTGCCCCTCCCCCTGGGTCTCAAGCCGCCATCCACAGAAGCCGTGCTGGCGGAGCTCCACTCTAAGGAGATCACCGGAACGCCGTCGGCTGACTGCCGACGGTGA